A single window of Hyla sarda isolate aHylSar1 chromosome 2, aHylSar1.hap1, whole genome shotgun sequence DNA harbors:
- the FHL3 gene encoding four and a half LIM domains protein 3, protein MSEPFDCDSCKESLYGRKYIQMEEGPYCIPCYDSLFANTCDECKELIGHDSRELYYEDRHYHENCFRCFRCERSLADEPFTCQDEELLCNDCYCNEFSSKCVSCEKTVMPGSRKLEYNGQTWHEHCFICNNCKQPIGSRSFIPDKQDHYCIPCYESKFAPRCTHCKKSLTKGGITYRDEPWHKECFVCTGCKTQLAGQQFTSQDEKPYCIKCFGNLYAKKCFGCTKPITGFGGGKYVSFEDKHWHHNCFNCSRCSCSLVGKGFIPDNEDILCRDCNSDL, encoded by the exons ATGAGTGAACCATTTGACTGTGATAGCTGTAAGGAGTCTTTGTATGGAAGGAAGTATATCCAAATGGAAGAAGGTCCTTACTGTATACCATGCTACGACAGCCTGTTTGCCAACACATGTGATGAATGTAAAGAGCTTATTGGCCACGATTCAAGG GAGCTCTATTACGAAGATCGTCATTACCATGAGAACTGTTTCCGGTGCTTCCGATGTGAACGATCTCTGGCTGATGAACCCTTCACGTGCCAAGACGAAGAACTACTGTGTAATGACTGTTACTGCAATGAGTTCTCCTCCAAGTGTGTCAGCTGTGAAAAGACAGTCATGCCAG GATCACGCAAATTGGAATACAATGGACAGACCTGGCATGAGCATTGTTTCATATGCAATAATTGTAAACAGCCCATTGGCTCTCGCTCATTTATTCCTGATAAGCAGGACCATTATTGCATCCCATGTTATGAGAGCAAGTTTGCACCTCGCTGTACACATTGCAAAAAG TCACTGACTAAAGGAGGCATAACCTACCGGGATGAGCCATGGCACAAGGAATGTTTTGTCTGTACTGGGTGTAAGACCCAGTTGGCTGGTCAGCAGTTTACCTCGCAGGATGAGAAGCCTTACTGTATCAAGTGTTTTGGAAATTTATATGCCAAAAAATGCTTTGGATGTACTAAACCTATCACAG GTTTTGGTGGCGGTAAGTATGTCTCCTTTGAAGACAAACACTGGCATCACAACTGCTTCAACTGCTCCCGATGCTCATGCTCCCTGGTAGGGAAAGGATTTATTCCAGATAATGAGGACATTTTGTGCCGTGACTGCAACAGTGACCTATAA